In a genomic window of Candidatus Thiothrix sulfatifontis:
- the hemF gene encoding oxygen-dependent coproporphyrinogen oxidase, whose amino-acid sequence MSQVDIAAVKTYLLALQDDICAQLAAEDGNVTFTEDAWERPEGGGGRTRVISNGAVFEQGGVNFSHVFGNKLPPSATAQRPELAGRSFQALGVSLVIHPNNPLVPTSHANVRFFIAEKAGEDPVWWFGGGFDLTPYYGFADDCISWHRAAKVACDPFGEDVYASYKQWCDDYFFLKHRNEPRGIGGLFFDDLNAWGFEKTFAFTRSVGDTYINAYRPIVSKRKGLLFNDTQRDFQLYRRGRYVEFNLVYDRGTLFGLQSGGRTESILMSLPPLVKWRYAWQPEPGSEEARLYTDFLRPRDWLAEA is encoded by the coding sequence ATGTCGCAAGTGGATATTGCCGCCGTCAAAACCTACCTGCTGGCCTTGCAGGATGATATTTGTGCGCAATTAGCAGCCGAAGATGGCAATGTCACGTTTACTGAAGATGCGTGGGAGCGTCCCGAAGGCGGGGGCGGGCGTACCCGCGTGATTAGCAATGGTGCCGTATTTGAGCAAGGCGGGGTGAATTTTTCGCATGTGTTTGGCAATAAATTGCCGCCATCAGCAACCGCGCAACGCCCGGAATTAGCAGGGCGCAGTTTTCAGGCATTAGGCGTTTCGCTGGTGATTCATCCCAATAATCCGTTGGTGCCGACTTCACACGCGAATGTGCGCTTTTTTATTGCCGAAAAAGCAGGCGAAGACCCGGTATGGTGGTTTGGCGGCGGTTTCGACCTCACCCCGTATTACGGGTTTGCAGACGATTGCATCAGTTGGCACCGTGCCGCCAAAGTAGCGTGCGACCCATTCGGGGAAGATGTTTACGCGAGTTACAAGCAATGGTGCGACGACTATTTCTTCCTCAAGCACCGCAACGAGCCGCGCGGTATCGGCGGCCTGTTTTTCGATGATTTGAATGCCTGGGGTTTCGAGAAAACGTTCGCTTTCACACGCAGTGTCGGTGACACTTACATCAATGCTTATCGCCCGATTGTTAGCAAACGCAAAGGCTTGCTGTTTAACGATACCCAGCGCGATTTTCAACTTTACCGCCGAGGGCGCTATGTCGAATTCAACCTCGTTTATGACCGAGGCACATTGTTCGGTTTGCAATCGGGCGGACGCACCGAGTCCATTCTCATGTCATTGCCGCCATTGGTGAAATGGCGCTACGCTTGGCAGCCAGAACCGGGCAGCGAAGAAGCCCGTTTATACACTGACTTTCTGCGTCCGCGTGATTGGTTAGCAGAAGCTTAG
- a CDS encoding methyltransferase, producing MADIPYTKSLRDDIRFETELCGQPFTFLSTWGIFSPREIDDGTDLLLKYLKINPTDDCFDLGCGYGPVGLVMAKLAPQGQTLMVDKDFMAVEYANRNAGVNKLTNARAMLSNGFQHLDKEARFDVIASNLPAKVGKEMMSILLHDMKHHLKPGGRVYIVTINGLREYMKRNLKDVFGNFDKLKQGQSYTVSYAEKISNA from the coding sequence ATGGCTGATATTCCTTACACTAAAAGCCTGCGCGACGACATCCGTTTTGAAACCGAACTGTGCGGGCAGCCGTTTACTTTCCTATCAACGTGGGGGATTTTTTCACCACGTGAAATTGATGACGGCACGGATTTGCTGCTGAAATACTTGAAAATCAACCCGACCGATGATTGCTTCGACCTTGGCTGCGGCTATGGGCCGGTGGGTTTGGTGATGGCGAAACTTGCCCCGCAAGGTCAAACCTTGATGGTGGATAAGGATTTCATGGCAGTGGAATACGCGAATCGCAATGCGGGCGTGAATAAATTGACGAATGCGCGCGCCATGCTCAGCAACGGTTTCCAGCACCTCGACAAAGAGGCGCGGTTTGATGTGATTGCATCCAACCTGCCCGCGAAAGTGGGCAAGGAAATGATGAGCATTTTGCTGCACGACATGAAACATCACCTCAAACCGGGCGGGCGCGTGTATATCGTGACGATTAATGGCTTGCGCGAATACATGAAGCGCAACCTGAAGGACGTGTTCGGCAATTTCGACAAGCTCAAACAAGGCCAGTCGTACACCGTGTCGTATGCCGAAAAAATAAGTAACGCATAA
- a CDS encoding CAP domain-containing protein: MRNLLVIIGITLLSACGGGGSSNTLPATPTAPSTTVPVSPAPEPSTLSGMLETHNQARAAVAVMPLTWSSQMTKYAQEWATYLANNNNCEMKHRAVAGNAPLNVGENLFWGSAVRWSDGRTDVQAITPSQVATAWADEKADYDYTTNSCAPGKACGHYTQMVWNATTEVGCGMAICPDKGQIWVCNYNPPGNYVGIKPY; this comes from the coding sequence GTGCGCAATCTACTGGTCATCATTGGCATAACCCTGCTGAGCGCCTGTGGCGGCGGCGGTTCGTCGAACACTCTCCCAGCGACTCCCACAGCACCGTCTACCACGGTTCCCGTTTCGCCCGCCCCTGAGCCGAGCACCCTGAGTGGAATGTTGGAAACCCACAACCAAGCGCGCGCAGCAGTGGCGGTGATGCCGCTTACTTGGTCAAGTCAAATGACCAAGTACGCCCAAGAATGGGCAACTTACCTTGCCAATAACAACAATTGTGAGATGAAACACCGCGCGGTGGCAGGCAATGCCCCTTTAAATGTCGGCGAAAACCTGTTCTGGGGCAGTGCGGTGCGCTGGAGCGACGGACGTACCGACGTTCAAGCCATCACCCCCAGCCAAGTTGCAACGGCGTGGGCAGATGAAAAAGCTGACTATGATTATACCACTAACAGTTGTGCCCCCGGCAAAGCCTGCGGGCATTACACCCAGATGGTCTGGAATGCGACCACCGAAGTGGGCTGCGGCATGGCAATTTGCCCCGACAAAGGCCAGATTTGGGTATGCAACTATAACCCACCGGGTAATTACGTCGGGATAAAACCGTATTAG
- a CDS encoding 5-(carboxyamino)imidazole ribonucleotide synthase — protein MTLLPGSTIGMLGGGQLGRLFTVAARTLGYRVLILEPDFHSPAAQLSDDHIIAAYDDEAALTAFGKRCDVITTEFENIPAQTLEFLAQFCPVRPSAQAVKMAQDRIVEKEFVRACGLQPVPFAAIHTAADIAAAPNSIQFPAILKTARLGYDGKGQVTVHSVAEAQAAFAQLHGVACVLEQRVELEREISVILARSVGGEVRCFPVAENEHRDGILHQSIVPARIDAALAAAAQAAATRMADKLDFIGVMAVEFFVTRQGELLINEMAPRTHNSGHYTLDACITSQFEQQVRMVCELPFGATDLLSPVVMVNMLGDLWHDTQPEWVALLQSAHTKLHLYGKHEARPGRKMGHYCTLAPQLDDALAEAGHIFQQLQ, from the coding sequence ATGACACTACTCCCCGGATCAACCATCGGAATGCTCGGCGGCGGGCAACTCGGACGCCTGTTTACCGTCGCCGCTCGCACCCTCGGCTACCGCGTGCTTATCCTCGAACCGGATTTTCACAGCCCTGCCGCGCAACTCTCTGACGACCACATTATTGCCGCTTACGATGACGAAGCCGCGCTTACGGCTTTCGGTAAACGTTGCGATGTGATCACCACTGAATTCGAGAATATTCCCGCGCAAACGCTGGAATTCCTTGCGCAGTTCTGCCCAGTACGCCCGTCCGCCCAAGCGGTGAAAATGGCACAAGACCGCATTGTGGAAAAGGAATTCGTGCGAGCGTGCGGCTTGCAGCCTGTGCCGTTTGCGGCGATTCACACAGCGGCGGATATTGCCGCAGCACCCAACAGCATCCAATTCCCCGCCATCCTCAAAACCGCCCGCCTAGGTTACGACGGCAAAGGGCAAGTCACGGTGCATTCGGTTGCCGAAGCGCAAGCCGCGTTTGCCCAATTGCACGGTGTGGCGTGTGTGCTGGAACAGCGCGTGGAATTGGAACGCGAGATTTCGGTCATCCTCGCCCGCAGTGTCGGCGGCGAAGTGCGCTGTTTTCCTGTAGCAGAAAACGAACACCGCGACGGCATCCTGCACCAAAGCATTGTACCCGCCCGCATTGATGCCGCCCTCGCTGCCGCCGCGCAAGCCGCCGCCACCCGCATGGCGGACAAGCTGGATTTCATTGGCGTGATGGCAGTGGAATTCTTCGTCACCCGCCAGGGCGAATTGCTCATCAATGAAATGGCACCGCGCACTCACAACAGCGGGCATTACACCCTTGATGCGTGCATCACCTCGCAATTCGAGCAGCAAGTGCGCATGGTCTGTGAACTACCCTTCGGCGCAACCGACCTGCTGTCCCCCGTGGTCATGGTCAATATGCTCGGCGATTTGTGGCACGACACCCAACCGGAATGGGTAGCCTTGCTGCAAAGTGCCCATACCAAGCTACACTTGTACGGCAAACACGAAGCCCGCCCCGGTCGTAAAATGGGGCATTACTGCACACTAGCGCCGCAGCTTGACGATGCACTGGCAGAAGCGGGACACATCTTTCAACAATTGCAATAA
- a CDS encoding SirB2 family protein, with protein MDMNTLILKVHAIIALLSVAIYLIRGVWMLTNNPAVNGKTALASASLSMLILLGTGLWLAFVTTAHGVDNFVIIKAVGLIVYVVLGVIALKPGLGKISAVMLWLAGLAAFVYTFLYAKNLAPAIL; from the coding sequence ATGGATATGAACACTTTGATACTGAAAGTACACGCGATTATCGCGCTGCTTTCCGTGGCCATTTACCTCATCCGAGGGGTATGGATGTTGACCAATAACCCCGCTGTCAACGGCAAAACGGCTTTAGCGAGTGCGTCATTGTCGATGCTGATTTTGTTGGGAACCGGCCTGTGGCTGGCATTCGTCACTACCGCACACGGCGTGGATAATTTTGTCATTATCAAAGCGGTGGGTTTGATTGTGTACGTGGTATTGGGCGTGATTGCACTGAAACCGGGCTTGGGGAAAATCAGTGCGGTAATGCTGTGGTTAGCAGGTTTGGCGGCATTTGTTTACACCTTTTTGTATGCGAAAAATCTTGCACCGGCGATCCTCTAA
- a CDS encoding class 1 fructose-bisphosphatase: protein MYQIGTTLTQFILEEQRKHAGATGEFSLVLNDVTLACKKIAALTSKGDLIGVLGSAGSENVQGEEQKKMDIITNDVMIEALSHGHAAGLASEEMDEVYHLPNHVPRGHYLVTFDPLDGSSNMDVNVSVGTIFSIIKAPEGVENPTAADFMQPGTKQVAAGYCLYGPSAIMVLTTGNGVNMFTLDKDCGEFLLTREDVKIPVDTKEFAINMSNQRFWEPPMQRYISECLQGVEGPRGKDFNMRWVASMVAEIHRILTRGGIFIYPMDSKMKASGKTGKLRLLYEANPMGFIVEQAGGMATTAYERIMELQPTDLHQRVPVVMGSRNEVELVTSYHNA from the coding sequence ATGTATCAAATTGGCACCACACTGACACAATTTATCCTCGAAGAACAACGCAAACACGCAGGCGCAACCGGCGAATTCAGCCTAGTACTGAATGACGTTACCCTTGCTTGCAAAAAAATTGCAGCACTCACCAGCAAAGGCGATCTCATCGGCGTGCTAGGTTCTGCTGGCTCTGAAAACGTTCAGGGCGAAGAGCAGAAAAAAATGGACATTATCACCAATGACGTGATGATCGAAGCCCTTTCCCACGGTCACGCAGCGGGATTAGCCTCTGAGGAAATGGATGAGGTTTACCATCTGCCTAACCATGTGCCGCGTGGTCATTACTTGGTGACATTCGACCCTTTGGATGGCTCTTCTAATATGGACGTGAATGTATCGGTTGGTACGATTTTCTCCATCATCAAAGCCCCCGAAGGCGTGGAAAACCCGACCGCTGCCGATTTCATGCAGCCGGGCACCAAGCAAGTCGCGGCAGGTTATTGCCTGTATGGGCCTTCTGCCATTATGGTGTTGACCACGGGCAACGGCGTGAACATGTTCACCCTGGATAAGGATTGCGGTGAATTCTTGCTGACCCGTGAAGACGTAAAAATCCCGGTTGACACCAAAGAATTCGCGATCAATATGTCGAACCAACGTTTCTGGGAACCGCCGATGCAACGTTACATCAGCGAATGCTTACAAGGCGTCGAAGGCCCGCGCGGTAAAGACTTCAATATGCGTTGGGTAGCGTCAATGGTTGCCGAAATTCACCGCATTTTAACGCGCGGCGGCATTTTCATTTATCCCATGGATAGCAAAATGAAAGCCAGCGGCAAAACCGGCAAATTGCGTTTGTTGTACGAAGCCAACCCGATGGGCTTCATCGTTGAGCAAGCGGGCGGCATGGCAACCACGGCTTACGAACGCATCATGGAACTGCAACCGACTGACCTGCACCAGCGCGTGCCTGTCGTCATGGGTTCACGCAATGAGGTGGAATTGGTGACGAGTTACCATAACGCCTAA
- a CDS encoding S8 family serine peptidase, translated as MPAVLRLFTLIAALGLLSACSPVEYKVIGKASDSPACNLSSSICVETPVFRRVDYEKDEMLLAYDQQKPAEVADAVLKKYKLRAKRSDNLDSIGTTMITAATNGQDPYDLVKSIKANETEVEATTSNFYVSAGTSGTLSGEYPLGITGADAMRQRTTGRGVVVGMIDTPIDINHDSFRSPIDRIELIPRGDERNRLHGTEVAGVIISQNARIGIAPDTKLIAISAFSANPANPDERRSNSSLVARALERAMREGVQVLNLSFAGKADPLVDKLVAAAIQQGIVVVASAGNGGPGAPPAYPAALPGVIAVTAVDKNEQVFNRANRGDYIDLSAPGVGILTTAPHSSFQVSSGTSLATAHVTGAIALLKSLNPHFDPESLKHTATDLGQPSLDRDYGHGLINIERALAVQ; from the coding sequence ATGCCAGCCGTATTACGCCTTTTTACCCTCATCGCAGCTCTGGGTTTGCTTAGTGCTTGCAGCCCCGTGGAATACAAAGTGATTGGCAAAGCCAGCGATTCGCCCGCTTGCAATCTCAGCAGCAGTATTTGTGTGGAAACGCCGGTATTTCGGCGCGTAGACTACGAAAAAGATGAAATGTTACTCGCTTATGACCAGCAAAAACCCGCTGAGGTCGCGGATGCCGTGCTGAAAAAATACAAATTACGCGCAAAACGCAGTGACAACTTGGATTCTATTGGCACCACCATGATTACGGCAGCGACCAACGGGCAAGACCCTTACGATTTGGTCAAGTCGATTAAAGCCAATGAAACCGAAGTGGAGGCAACCACTAGCAATTTTTATGTTTCCGCCGGTACTAGCGGCACGCTAAGTGGCGAGTATCCCTTGGGCATAACCGGCGCAGACGCGATGCGCCAACGCACCACTGGGCGTGGCGTGGTGGTCGGGATGATTGATACCCCGATTGACATTAACCACGATTCGTTCCGCTCGCCGATTGACCGCATTGAGTTGATTCCGCGAGGCGACGAACGCAATCGTTTGCACGGCACGGAAGTAGCGGGTGTCATTATTAGCCAGAATGCGCGGATTGGGATTGCGCCCGATACTAAATTGATTGCAATCAGTGCGTTCAGTGCTAACCCCGCCAACCCTGACGAGCGCCGCAGCAATTCCAGTTTGGTGGCGCGTGCCTTGGAGCGGGCGATGCGTGAAGGGGTGCAAGTGCTCAATCTCAGTTTTGCAGGCAAGGCTGATCCGCTGGTCGACAAATTGGTCGCGGCAGCGATTCAACAAGGCATTGTGGTGGTGGCGTCGGCGGGCAATGGCGGGCCGGGGGCGCCGCCTGCTTACCCTGCGGCTTTGCCGGGAGTGATTGCGGTAACGGCTGTTGATAAAAATGAGCAGGTATTTAATCGCGCTAATCGTGGCGATTACATTGATTTGTCTGCGCCTGGCGTGGGGATTTTGACAACTGCACCGCACAGTTCCTTTCAAGTGTCGAGCGGTACTTCGTTGGCAACCGCGCATGTGACCGGCGCGATAGCTTTATTGAAGTCGCTGAACCCACATTTCGACCCCGAATCGCTCAAACACACCGCCACCGATTTAGGGCAGCCGAGTCTTGACCGGGATTATGGTCATGGCCTGATCAATATTGAGCGGGCGCTGGCAGTGCAATAG
- a CDS encoding ATP-binding protein yields the protein MYTRHITPLLHEALTDTPVVLLNGARQTGKSTLAQTLAKTQQRRYLTLDDHAVLAAAQSDPAGFIAGLQGKVALDEVQRAPALFLAIKAAVDRDRQAGRFLLTGSANVMLLPTLADSLAGRMEVLSLLPLSSAEITHSSTFNWADWLFDGALDSVTIAPCERTVLLERLLAGGFPEAVGRTQIRRRAAWFDNYLQAILYRDVRELARVEQLSEIPHLLQLLATRSAKLLNFAELARTSGLAQSTLKRYFTLLETLFLVYRLPAWERNFGKRMVKAPKIFLPDSGLLAHLTHTSLERIEHEPNVLGGLVETFVLSELLKHLTFSAQRLSLWHYRTISDIEVDFVLENRAGKLTGIEVKASATIDSKDFKGLRHLQETEPTLFQRGIVLYSGREVVPFGERLFAVPLSLWWGVEKP from the coding sequence ATGTATACACGCCACATCACCCCACTGCTGCACGAAGCGCTCACCGATACCCCCGTGGTATTGCTCAATGGCGCACGCCAAACGGGCAAAAGCACTTTGGCGCAAACGCTGGCAAAAACGCAGCAGCGCCGCTACCTGACGCTGGATGATCATGCCGTGTTAGCAGCGGCACAGAGTGATCCAGCCGGTTTTATCGCAGGTCTGCAAGGTAAAGTGGCATTGGATGAAGTGCAACGCGCCCCCGCTTTATTCCTTGCCATCAAAGCAGCGGTTGATCGCGACCGTCAAGCGGGACGCTTTCTGCTAACGGGTTCAGCGAATGTCATGTTATTGCCAACGCTGGCGGATTCATTGGCAGGACGCATGGAAGTGCTGTCGTTATTACCGCTCTCCAGCGCTGAAATCACGCATTCCTCCACCTTTAACTGGGCAGATTGGCTGTTCGATGGCGCACTGGATAGCGTGACGATTGCCCCGTGTGAACGCACCGTGCTGCTGGAACGCTTGCTGGCGGGCGGTTTCCCCGAAGCCGTGGGGCGCACGCAAATCCGGCGGCGAGCGGCATGGTTCGACAATTACCTACAAGCGATTTTGTACCGTGATGTGCGTGAGTTAGCCCGCGTCGAGCAACTCAGCGAAATCCCGCACTTGCTGCAATTGCTGGCAACGCGCAGTGCCAAACTGCTGAATTTTGCCGAACTTGCCCGCACCAGCGGCTTGGCACAATCCACCCTCAAGCGTTACTTCACTTTACTGGAAACACTGTTTTTGGTGTATCGCCTCCCCGCGTGGGAACGCAATTTCGGCAAACGCATGGTAAAAGCCCCGAAAATCTTTTTGCCGGATAGCGGCTTGCTGGCGCACCTTACCCACACCTCATTGGAGCGCATCGAGCATGAACCCAATGTACTCGGCGGGCTAGTCGAAACCTTCGTCCTCAGTGAATTACTCAAACACCTGACATTTTCTGCCCAGCGTTTGTCGTTATGGCATTACCGCACCATCAGCGATATAGAGGTCGATTTCGTGTTGGAAAACCGGGCAGGCAAACTCACGGGCATCGAAGTCAAAGCCAGCGCCACCATAGATAGCAAAGATTTCAAAGGTTTGCGGCATTTGCAAGAAACCGAACCCACGCTGTTTCAACGCGGCATCGTGCTGTATAGTGGGCGCGAAGTCGTGCCGTTTGGTGAACGGCTCTTTGCCGTGCCGTTGTCGCTGTGGTGGGGAGTGGAGAAACCATGA
- a CDS encoding sigma-70 family RNA polymerase sigma factor, translating to MEGHPQGSKQQTELISKLSDETLMECIGRGDQQAFSQLYLRYQPRLVKYCSRVLRDDIAQAADLVDEAMFDVWRSAENFAGRSKVSTWIYSIARNKMVSWLRKTSEVTLEDESILDAMIDPAAGPHEELALDDMKQQLLRLMDQLTEEHREVIRLTYFEDKSVKEVAIVLDISENTVKTRMFYARKRLAQLLEKAGIVGVDF from the coding sequence ATGGAAGGCCACCCACAAGGCAGCAAGCAACAAACTGAACTGATAAGCAAGCTTAGCGATGAAACCCTGATGGAATGCATCGGTCGCGGAGACCAACAGGCATTCAGTCAGTTATACCTGAGATACCAGCCCAGATTGGTTAAATATTGTTCGCGCGTTTTGCGTGACGACATTGCTCAGGCGGCTGATTTAGTGGATGAGGCCATGTTTGATGTTTGGCGGTCAGCGGAAAATTTTGCAGGCAGATCAAAAGTATCGACGTGGATATATTCGATTGCTCGCAACAAGATGGTGTCGTGGTTACGCAAAACCTCGGAAGTGACGTTGGAAGATGAGTCGATACTCGATGCCATGATTGACCCAGCCGCCGGCCCTCACGAGGAATTGGCATTGGATGACATGAAACAGCAATTGCTGCGTTTAATGGATCAGTTGACGGAAGAACACCGTGAAGTGATTCGCCTGACTTATTTTGAGGATAAGTCGGTTAAGGAGGTGGCGATTGTGTTGGATATTTCGGAAAACACCGTCAAAACTCGCATGTTTTATGCGCGTAAGCGCTTGGCGCAGTTACTGGAAAAAGCCGGTATCGTCGGCGTCGACTTTTAA
- a CDS encoding ATP-binding protein yields the protein MWHGGWGVSIRLVLLLSLGCLFAPVNGWAVERSHVLRHAPLVIDHSLDFLPDPTGTLGVNDVIAPTYAAQFRNTGQMAFLADRRDHPYWLRILIDNQTGAAWQGYVQCWGIAVPQTQLYLTPNDSASGNTPVMLPHTPYFHHHTYQLALPAQGVQALYVYLPRVNDFMPVDFRLVNAEARINLPVLVVEAIITGGLLALGLYNLLLFTSLRDSSYAWLSLFILATLFELNRHTGIFEQYAGSWSQYPQFHNVFGHLAVVGFVAFFRHIVPTYPLQTLDKVLRGFFWVALVIALNSAWLPYRSFLMSGVALGATCLVVLVFWQAFRVKQPVAGKLIGAFVILLLGLLPTILADLAIMPRLSEDILLALTGIALFSLLLSLAQADQTRVLREQTASAQAANQAKSEFLITMSHELRTPMNAVVGTGVLLRQTALTPPQQGYVEKLEIAAKHMLALLNNVLDLSQIEQRQLVLEQIPFDLAKILDELHTLFAEPARAQQLHLSVPQSLDFPTQLQGDPTRLKQVLFNLVGNAIKFTHRGSVRLAIQPVNTPPADTHSISLRFSVTDTGIGLTPEQQAKLFQPFSQAERGTARRYGGSGMGLAISQRLVAQMGGNLLLESTLGKGSCFQFTLTFPLAVAAPTSLLSDTPKPEVPAHVLLVDDDELNQFFLPKLLNTLSLTVTVVGSGQHAIAQVQQQTFALVLMDVSMPGMDGYETTRRIRCFKSSAELPIIALTAHALAGERERCLAAGMNDFLVKPFEMKDLQTIMQRWLR from the coding sequence ATGTGGCATGGGGGATGGGGTGTCAGCATTCGACTCGTGTTGCTGCTGAGTCTGGGGTGCTTGTTCGCGCCAGTGAATGGCTGGGCGGTAGAACGTTCTCACGTATTGCGCCATGCCCCGCTAGTGATTGACCATTCTCTGGATTTTTTACCTGACCCCACCGGAACACTGGGCGTGAATGACGTGATCGCGCCCACGTATGCAGCGCAATTTCGCAACACTGGGCAGATGGCATTCTTAGCAGACCGGCGCGACCACCCTTATTGGCTCAGGATACTGATTGATAATCAAACGGGTGCTGCTTGGCAAGGTTACGTGCAGTGTTGGGGAATTGCGGTTCCACAGACGCAGCTTTACCTAACCCCCAATGATTCAGCGTCTGGCAATACGCCAGTAATGTTGCCGCATACGCCGTATTTTCACCATCACACTTATCAGCTCGCCTTACCCGCGCAAGGCGTGCAAGCGTTGTATGTTTATTTGCCCCGTGTGAATGATTTTATGCCGGTCGATTTCCGCTTGGTAAACGCAGAGGCTCGGATCAATCTGCCTGTGCTCGTGGTGGAAGCCATTATCACGGGGGGATTATTGGCGTTGGGGCTGTACAACTTGCTGTTGTTTACCAGCCTGCGGGATAGCAGTTACGCTTGGTTAAGCCTGTTCATTTTAGCGACGCTGTTTGAATTGAACCGCCACACGGGGATTTTTGAGCAATACGCGGGAAGCTGGTCGCAATATCCGCAGTTTCACAATGTCTTCGGGCATTTGGCGGTGGTGGGATTTGTCGCCTTTTTTCGGCATATCGTGCCGACTTACCCGTTACAGACGCTGGATAAGGTGCTGCGGGGCTTCTTCTGGGTGGCTTTGGTCATTGCGCTGAATAGTGCTTGGTTGCCCTACCGTTCCTTCTTAATGAGTGGTGTAGCACTGGGGGCAACGTGCTTAGTGGTATTGGTGTTTTGGCAGGCATTCCGGGTAAAACAGCCGGTAGCGGGTAAATTGATCGGCGCGTTTGTCATTTTGCTGCTGGGTTTATTGCCGACGATTTTGGCGGATTTGGCGATTATGCCGCGTTTATCGGAAGATATTTTGCTGGCGCTGACGGGGATTGCGTTGTTTTCCTTGTTATTGTCGTTGGCGCAAGCGGATCAGACGCGGGTTTTGCGTGAACAAACGGCGAGTGCCCAAGCCGCGAATCAGGCGAAAAGTGAGTTTTTGATCACCATGAGCCACGAATTGCGTACCCCCATGAATGCGGTTGTGGGGACGGGGGTGTTGTTGCGCCAGACGGCGCTGACCCCACCTCAGCAAGGTTATGTGGAGAAACTGGAAATTGCTGCCAAACACATGCTGGCGTTGCTGAACAATGTCTTGGATTTATCCCAAATTGAACAACGCCAGCTAGTGCTGGAACAGATTCCGTTTGACCTTGCAAAGATCCTGGATGAGCTACACACCTTGTTTGCCGAACCAGCACGGGCGCAACAGCTTCACTTAAGCGTGCCGCAGTCACTGGATTTCCCCACGCAGTTGCAAGGCGACCCCACCCGTTTGAAGCAGGTGTTATTTAATCTAGTCGGCAATGCCATTAAGTTTACCCATCGCGGCAGTGTGCGCTTGGCAATCCAGCCGGTGAACACGCCGCCCGCAGATACGCATTCGATCAGTTTGCGCTTTAGCGTGACCGATACCGGCATTGGCTTGACTCCAGAACAGCAAGCCAAGTTGTTTCAGCCGTTTTCCCAAGCGGAGCGTGGCACGGCGCGTCGTTACGGCGGTAGTGGCATGGGCTTGGCCATCAGCCAGCGCTTGGTAGCACAAATGGGTGGAAACTTGTTGCTGGAAAGTACGCTGGGTAAGGGCAGTTGTTTCCAGTTTACCCTGACGTTTCCCTTGGCAGTCGCTGCCCCTACATCGCTGCTGTCGGATACTCCCAAACCTGAGGTGCCTGCCCACGTTTTGCTGGTGGATGATGATGAACTGAATCAATTTTTTCTGCCCAAATTGCTGAATACGTTGTCATTAACAGTCACCGTAGTGGGTAGCGGGCAACACGCAATTGCACAGGTGCAACAGCAAACGTTCGCGCTGGTGCTCATGGATGTGAGTATGCCGGGGATGGATGGTTACGAAACAACCCGGCGAATTCGTTGCTTTAAGTCATCGGCAGAATTGCCGATTATTGCGCTGACAGCACACGCCTTGGCGGGGGAACGCGAGCGCTGTCTTGCAGCGGGGATGAATGATTTTCTGGTGAAGCCGTTCGAGATGAAGGATTTACAAACCATTATGCAGCGGTGGTTGCGTTGA